The following DNA comes from Quercus robur chromosome 1, dhQueRobu3.1, whole genome shotgun sequence.
AGTTGTGGCATATAGTTATGGCCACACTTTTTCAAACGTTACATCTTATAAAATGGCTATTTTATTAAATCTAATATTATAAAGAGTGTTGGTACCAAAAACCGCTTGATACAAAGCATTCACATGAAGAAAACAACTCGTCTTTTTGAACGTAATAAACTACATGTTTACGGAATTTGTTTTATGGTTATATTGCATGTTATGTTCCAAATTCCATTTGCTATGTTTGGTTGTCGCTTCATACCGACATAAATTTTCACTATTGTAATGAGACTGTTGAATATGATGTAGGCAAAAGAAAACGGCCAAGCAGTGGAGCGTGCAGATGTTTTCATAAAAGCATACTGCACGAAAGATGGGACTCCTATTAGTAATGAAGTGCGAGACAAGATTGTAAGCCTATATCATaacctatttattttctaatttgtgCGTGAAATGTTTATAGCAAATAATATGTTATTTGGTTCTTATATGAAAACAggataaaatgaaagaaattttaaacaacGGGGGCAAGCTAGTAGGAGACCATCGCGATGGAATTCTCTGGGCAAAAGATGATGCGTTCGCTCAAGTGATGGGCAAAGAACGTTCTGGACGTGTCCGTGGGGTCGGTTTTGGACCAACCCCATCTGGAAGAAGTGGGTCCAACCTTCCATGTGTGCCTGGGCCGTCGTCCACTGAAACGGTCCAACGAATGATTGCATTGGAAAATTCGATGAGGGACCAACTTGCTGACTCAGAGCAAAGGCATCAGCAGCAACTGGCCGAAGCACTGGCCGAAGCAAAGCGGGAGTCAGATGCACGGCATGAGCAGCAACTGGCCGAAGCAATGCGCGAATCAGAAACACGGCATCAGCAGCAGCTGGACGAAACAAAGCGGGAAATGGCCGATACAAAGCGGAGAATGGATGAAATAGTAGCCTTCTTCCAAAAGAACATGCCACCAACCAGTTTAACCGATTATTCAGGTAATACAAACTTTGCGTTTTAGTTAATGAAACTTGCGTGTTTATTGCAATATTATGTGCTACTAATTTTGcgtatataatattttcaggATATAGCGCAACATCATAGTATAATATCTTCGTGGACTCTTCATGGACTCTTCATGTATAATTGTTTGGATATTCGGAATATTGTAACTTCGTggatattgaaaatattgtaaacataattGTAATATTGTTTGGACTCTTCGTGGACTCTTCATGTATAGTTGTTTGgatatttatttagagaaaattaaTGCTTGAGAAAATTCTTACTTGATATTTTGTTGGAATTCTGGGTTGTTATTAGAGATATTTTGGGTTGTTATTGGAATTCTGGGTTGTTTGACAGGTTTGTAAAAATCTGCCCagcaaaaggaaataaaaaggaaaaaaaaaaaaatgtaaggttgaatttattcaaccatctaattggctttattccgtgccaaatttgcttgtaattcagcatttagtagccctgtatttaggtgggtttgttgtaagggtagtgagtgagatagagtgaagattgctcaagagtgtgcaagaaaacagagtgtcgcggctgggactcgcgggtggactcgcggctgcaagccgccagaagctgcacacgtgccaagcatgctggaagatgaacagtcatgctagctggagcactacaggacaaaacaggacaactggccatacggttaactcgcgactggatctcgcgacttggtcaagccgcgaggtcaagccgcgagccacccctgttttgccaaaacctgacgtttcacattcctctccactccagtataaatacccctttaacccacgattgaaagagagcttccagagagaattttgagagagaaaccctaaagaaaaaccagattgtttcacccacaatctataccttagagtctcttcaaattcccttactctcttcctctccattgtcaaaaccttgagaggcattataccaaacctggttctcaccattatcatctttgTGAgtcagttgtttggatttctgggaagcagttaggaaggagccaatcttcattggttgatgctacggtgtagtagcggaatccgggaagctagaaaagaaaaaggttcggcgcaacctcgttggagcaagaagcttggagggcttaggtgcactgggtagattaggcttggagggtctattgctgtccttgtatcccaactatattttctagtggattgattaccgcttggagggcggcagagaggtttttcgccgaggtcttcggtttcctcttcgataacacatcgggtgttatctttgtgtttgcatcttccttcctctctatctttgcctttacattatctgctgtggttttattttgttatggcttagatagttgtttaaccaatttcacattatagcatatgttaagtttccgcacacttattgtttgacatattgcttgtgttggttaagttaatttttgggggtctaaacgttcaaaggtgttttgtacacgttttttgaactttcaaaaaatactatagccacgtttttaaaacgataaaaacgtggctatagaccaAATTCATAATAAGAATTCGGGGGGCTTAGGCCGCacttaaaacgcggcctaacgTTGTAATCTtgggccgcgtttaaaacgcggcctaagagcagaaccttaggccgcgttttaagtGCGGCCTAAGACTGAACCTTAGGCCACGGTTAAAACGCGGCTTAAATGAGTGTAACAGGCCGTCACAATGGGAGGTATGGCCGCActttttaaacgcggcctaaggttgaaCCTTGGGCTGtgttttaaacgtggcctaaggttcacccttgggctgcgtttaaaacgcggcctaagattCAACCTTGGGCTGCGTtcaaaacgcggcctaaggtaaAGGCTTAGGCCACGTTTTGAAACGCGGCCTAAGCCCGTACCCTTAGCCCGCGTTTTAAACGGGGCTATAGgacccgggcttgggccgcggTTAAAAAGTGCGGCCATAGGACCATCAGTCCTATAGTCACGGGTTTTAGGCCACATTAGAAACCGTGGCctaaaaaaacgtggctataggctatagccacgtttttttggcatgtagccgcgttttaaaaacgcggccagaggtccttttttttgtagtgcgtATACACCCATCACATATTTCATAATTCTCAAGCTCATCGGTAAGCTTCAAGTCATGCTCATGACTgaaatgtttgatttttatgGGTCCAATTTTGTCCTTCCCCACCCTGGTTGTTGACTCAATAAGCTCCTCATCTTTTGATTCCCACTCCAATGCTAGCTTCCCACCAAAGTTGTCAATAGCACAATCAAGATGGACAGCATAATCACAACTTGAGCAATAATAAATCCCATAGTTTGTGTCCAacttttttacacaaaattgaCAAAGTCGGTCCTCAGATTGATCAGTCTTGAGAGGTTTGGTGAGGTTGAGAGGGTGCTTGTGCCGCATATGTTTGACCATGTGTGGTAAGAAAGCACATTTGTGGTGGAACCAAATTCCACATAAGGCACATTGGCAAGGCTTGTCCTGACCTTTTTTACCACAAAAATTACAAGTGAATGAGATTGAACCTTGGAAGAGGGCCAATGGGTGGTCATGAATTTCGACTTCAAGGATGGATTGTAGCGAAGAAGCACATTTGACATCAAGGACAAATTTGCAGAGGGGACAATGGTAAAAGAAATGTTTGCAAACTAAATTGCAATAGTTGCATTTGTAAGTGCCTTCATCATTTTTAGTTATTTGGAGAACTAAAGGGTGTTTGTCATGTATTGGGAGTTGCAACTCACGGGGTAGTTCGGCGCATGAATTATGAAGACGAAAGCGACATTGCCCACAACAGACACATGAACCCACAATTGCTTCACCACACCCAGTACATTCGagcataattttataataataaaataaaatcctttcCATCTTGGACATGAAGTTCCCAGGAAATTTATTGATTATCAGAGGATGCTCATGGATGAGGTGTTGAAGTTCCATCTCTCTCTGTTGTCTCCCTGTCAAACACTCATACAACTAATTTGTCTACCGGACTTGAAAGTTACTTTGCACTTGATTGTGGTGGGTGTTATGCTTTTATGTGAATACGTATTAAATGATTATCTTAGATACTCACCTGGGAATTGAAGACTTTGAGTAAACACAACTTTCCGTGCACTTCAATAGAACATACCCTTTAGTCACTCCTTGCACTAAAAAGGGAAGatcatcttcaaatgaaaataAGTTTGGATCTCTTAATTATCTGAAAGAAATTGTagtaaaagtaaagtaaaaagGCTCTCTAAGTCATCATAAATTCAAATGGCAAAATAGCAACAAAATCTTATTGCATTTTACTTTTATAAGACAACACAAgctactttttttaattttttttggaaaaaaaaaaaagaagaagagaagaagcaaGACATACTAACGCAATAACAAGAACTTGGACTTGGCTTCAAAACTTCGTTGATCCGTTTGGTTGCATGAATATTTAGGTTGAGTAGATTTATATTTAAAGCTCCACTTCTATTTGgaatttttaaagtataatCTAGATTGCTTGATAAAGGAGTGGGAATGAATGAACAAACTAATGTGtaatgaaatagaaaagaaaggaatcaGGGACTCTTCTGATCAAACACACATATAGCTAATTTGTCTACATGACTTGAAAGGGGTGGGTGCTCCGCTTTTAGTTATTGGACTTGATTGTGGTGGGTGTTATGCTTTTAACTTAGCAGATGTACTATAtgtgtatataaatattaaaggCTTATTCAAATGGTGAGCTTCTAATAATCCCAACAAAAACtattagggttcaaatccccttactccaattattgaattataattttttctaaaaaaatattaaaggatTATCTTAGATACTCACCTCGAAATTGAACGCTTTGAGTAAGCACAACTTTCCGTGCACTTCAACAAAACGCACCTTTTAGTCACTTCCTGCACTAAAAGGGAAGATCATCACCAAATGAAAATAAGCTTGGATCTCTTAATTAACTAAAGTAAATTGTAGTAGAATCAAAGTAAAAATGCTTCCTAACTTATCataaattcaaatagaaaaagtagcaaCAAACTCTTATTGCATTTCACTTCTAAAATACAACACAAgctatctttttatttattaaaaaaaatatatatatactcacacTCGAACAAGAACTCTGATTTGGCATCAAAAGTTTGTTAGTCAATTTGGTTGCATGAATTTAGGTTGCGTTGATTTATATAAGCTCACTTCTATTTGGATTTTGTAAAGGTAGAATCTATATAGCTTGAAGGAGTGGGAAGTAAAGACCAAATGAATAtaatgaaatagaaaagaaaggaatcaaattcaaatggtttctttttcttttgtaccagaatgatctttttctttttttgaatgttaaatgtaaaagaaaagaacaaaaatgggaagaataatatatataacattataaTCATGATATATtccctaatttttatttgtgattaattgaatggaaaaaaaaatctaattcgGCTCAATTAATAATTAGTGTTTCATCCAAAATCTGATGTCTTaacactaaaacaaaaaataattaagaatttttattattttatgttgttgAACTCAATGAACTGTAAATTTGCAAAGATAAAAAAAGCCCATTAGTGtttcatcaaattaagattATGCAATTATCTTGAATAATttacacaaaaaagaagaagaagaaatagtaaCTTGTTATCACTTCATTTCTATTTGCGATGATGTATGCAATGTGGAAAGAGTTTTTACGAGGGGGATGAAGCAAGGAATTAATCCTTCTCTTgtttggaaaaggaaaaaatggaATCATTTCTCTCTGTTAATTGAGACCAAAGTTATTCTTTTATCCACATTTTTACTCTGCTTGCATGCATgatcacaaattcacaattaTGTTGAATAATTtactaaagaagaaaaaaaatatagtatcTTGTTATCACTCCATTTCTATTTGTGATGCACGCAATATGGAAAGAGTTTCTGATTAGGATATGAAGTAAGGAATCCTTcttttgttttggaaaaaaaaatcaaagtaaaaaTGAAATGGTTTCTCCCCATTAATTAAGACAAAAGTTATTCTTTTATCCCATTTTTATTCTGCTTGCGATcgaaattaattaaattattaaaagaaaaaagaaaagaaatagaagctTGTTATCACTCTTAGTGGTAGAAccaagaaatttttattctaacattattatttttattttcattaatatcATCATTTCTATTGTTATTAATGTTAGAGGCTTACAGCCATGAATTACTTTCTGGTGTCTGGCAATGATAAGTTGTGATGGGGTCATAAATTGATCGCAATAAAAGTATTCGTTACGCGATTTTTGATAGTGATTCTCAGCTGGTTATTAATTCGTTTAGCAGGGTACCACAATCCCTCAACTCAGCATCATGAATAACATTTCAAGAGCATTGGCTCAGGTACAGCAGCTCCATAGTGTTCAGTTATCTTATACCATTAGAGAAGGAAATAAAGTAGCTCACCTGTTAGTTCAACGTGTTAGAGGAAACGCTAGGTATGATTGGGAATGTTATTGCTTAAGATGTACTGCTTTTATCCCGTGTGaatgaaattcatttatttCGCTCTAAACGCCATTTTTGACTAGTTGAGACGCCATTTTTGACTCAGGCCTCTCAGAGTCCTTGCTGGAACCAACAGCTGATGTGGCGCTTTTCATTATTTGACAAGTGTTCGTGGGTCAAGGACAATTTTGTGATCAATTGCATCATCATTTTCTAATATATGTATGGTCACTCTCTCAAATTTTGCACTGTTAAGTTTACCAAAATGATATCGTGTTGGATagtaaaggaaaaatagaaaagaaaaaaaacactaagACTATCACTATGAGGGTTgaaattagaaggaaaaaaaaaaaaaactaaaactaaatgaacaaagttatttttttgaatGGTAATAGTaatgttttttctctttctattttcaaTTAAAACTCTTACTTCTTtacttctttattatttttaacactTATTCGTTACATAGATAAAACTAAGAAATATTTAATTCTCCTTTTCAAATGAAGTTTGACATATGAAAAAGAATAGcctattaattatatatacatggaaaaaggaaaagaaatataGATAGAAAATCTACAAGAATAgcctattcagtccactttgggcCTATGCTGTCCAATTCAGTCTGATTtggtcttattcagtccacttAGGTTCTATTCGGTTGctccttaaaaaaaaggtaCTATTCGGTCCTATTCGGTTCACTTCGGTCTTGTTCAGTCTTATTTGCTCAACTTTGGTTGAAttcagtccacttcggtccaaCACAATCCTTTTAGTCTTATTCagtctatttggtccactttggtcctattcttTCTACTTTCGTCCTATTTTGTTCGCTTCAGTCCATTCagttctatttggtccaattcggttcatttggtccatttcggtctaCTTCAAACCATTCAATCTATTTTTGTGCATTTAGGAAAATATAGGTTTGGGTTGCGAGCACctattctaaatccaaatttattatctTGTAGCTTAGGgtatgtattttaaaattttcaattagattCAACTATATGGTTAAGGGTTAATAACTCACGTTAATGGCGGACTTAAGATTTAATGTCAAGTGGGGTAAATTTCTAAGGGATAGACACATGCACACAAATACTTGAGACagtctaaataataaaaatcaatttatgTGAATAATAAGCTATATTTTTatgcaaaaatatatatatgtctatTGTATTTTTCAATCAGATGTTTTTTTACACAATTACAAgtcattttgtgattttttttaagttgatatTCCACATGTGCTATTTATATGAAAAAGgttgttaatacttaatagttGGACTAACCTCAAGTGCAACTCatgtaaattttaatatattaattaatatatactaaTCAAATAATCAAATCGTAACACTTTTAAAACTATATTGTGAATatagtattttaaatttcatatttcacttaaaaaaaaatattagagttTATCATGTAAACATTCTTATATTTCATTACTTAAACACACAAATTTGCAtaagaataataaattattaaattgtgaatttgtgattttttaataattttttctattttcaattaaactcttacttctttattttattttaaaaaatgaatatttttgttatctcaccttttgaatttttgagaaaaattatattattttcattttggtacaacaaaatttatatttatgatttatgattgttcctataataaataaaaatatgattacgaaatacattactcattattaaattagtttaaattgtaaaaaataaaaccaccataaaaattATCATACACAACATGCATGTTCGCTACTACTTAACTATGAAAATTGCAGTAAAAGTAAAGTAGAAATGCTCTCTAACTCATCATAAATTCAAATGGCAAAATAGCAACACAAGttactttttttgggggggtaaAGAACAGGCCAGAAATGCTCACGCACGAACAAGAACTTGGACTTAGCTTCAAAACTTTGTTGATCTATTTGGTTGCATGAATTTAGATTGagtagatttatttttaaagctcCACttctatttgtattttttaaaagtataatcTAGATAGCTTGATAAAGGCGTGGGAATGAACGAACAAATTAATGTATGATGAAATAGTTTAGGAATGAAGAACTCCTCCGGTCAAATGTCTTGGGATGCCTCTTATTTCAGGAAAGCTGGCTATGAGGGACTGCACTCCTCTCATAGACAAGATCACAGCAAGGCATCTCTCATTCTCTGGTATATTGCTTCTCCTTCAATCAGTTCTGTACAGTATCCAAATATATCTTCTTCCTTCCTTAGAAGGCTGTTGCAGCTATCGAGCAGAAATTTAACCACTTTGTGGAAGGGAACTGAGGAGGGGAAGGGAAATATTATTCTTGTGACCAGGTGTATACTCCAAAAAAGGAAGGTGGATTGGGACTAAAAATGGTTGGAGAAAGGAATAAGGATTAAGGCTGCTATTTTGAAACACATTTGGAACCTCTTTGCTAAAGCTGGTTCTCTTTTGGGTTGCATTTGCATGGGTCCATGACTATGAGGCTCTTTTGAAGGGTGAGTGcttttggaaattggaatgtTAATATCCAACAACAAAGCGCTTGGGATGGAAAACTTTGCTCAAATTAAGGAATGAGGTTGGCAATTCTTGAAGTGGGAGATGGTAAAAATATCTTCCTTTGGATGGATTGATGGCATCATTGGGGATGGTGTATGATGCAGCAAGCTCCATTAAGGCAAAACTAGAGTGTGCTGATTAATGGGCAGTGAGCTTGGTCTCCAGCTTGGGCTGATGAATTAGTCACTGTTCAAACTAAACTTAGCCTCATTAGATTGGGGGAACAGGACAGGCCTGTTTGGATTTCATCTCCTTCAGGAAAATTCAACTGTACTTCTGCAACATGGGAGCAACTCAGACACATAGAAAATGAAGTTCCATGGCGGAGGTTGATCATATGGTTCCCTGGCTGAAACTATTCCAAGACATGGGTGTATTGGCTGGTTGAAATTGAGTAAGAGGTTGACAACTAGAGAATAGTACTAGTATTTGCTTAGTGAGAAATGAGAACGGATAAtcaaaagatacaaaaattaAGCGAATGAGATGAGAGGTGGCGATAGGAATAGGATGTCTATTCATGTAAGGAGCTCAGAAACATATGAAGATGTGCtcattcttttaaaattattcttatatgaattttttattttactaatatCATGGTCATTTCCATTGATTATTAATGGTAGAGTAAAGAATTCCTTTCTGGTGACGCGCCGTGATAGTTTGAACCATATAGAACTTCAATAGTTCAATGATTTCAATCTATTCCAGTCGCCTGGAAATAGaagtacttttatttttattttttcaagtcaAACATTTTGAAACATCATTGAAGCAAGGAATCACATTTGACATCAATGATCATGAATTTCCCGGAAATTCATTGATCATCAGAGGATGCTCATGGATTAAGTGTTGAAGCTCCATTTCTCTATGTTTCCGTGtcaaacacacatacatataatttGTCTACATGACTTGAAAGTGGTAGGTGCTCTGCTTTTATTTATTGGACTTGATTGTGATGAGTGTTATACTTAGCAGATGTTCTATATTTCATATGTGGATAATAGAAATATTAAAGATTTATTCAATTGTTACCTTCTAATGTTTTCAAAGGAAACTATTGGGGTTCAAATCTCCCTAcctcaattattgaattataatttaaaacaaaaaaggaaaaagtattAAAGAATTATCTTAAACACTAACCTGGAAATTGAACGCTTTGAGTAAGCACAAGTTTTCGTGCACTTCAATAGAATGCACCCTTTAATCACTCCCTGCACAAAAGGGGAGATCatctccaaatgaaaataaGCTTAGATCTcttaattaactaaaataaattgTAGTAGAATCAAAGTAAAAATGCTAACTCATcataaattcaaatgaaaaaagtAGAAACAAACTCTTGTTGCATTTCACTTCTATAATACAACACAAgctatctttttattttattttttaaaaggaaagatACTCACACTCCAACAAGAACTCTGATTTGGCTCCAAAAGTTTGTTAGTCAGTTTGGTTGCATGAATTTAGGTTGCGTAGATTTATAAGCTCACTTCTATTTGGATTTTGTAAAAGTGGAATCTATATAGCTTGAAGAAGTGGGAAGGAATGACCAAATAAATGTAtaatgaaatagaaaagaaaggaatcaaattcaaatggtttctttttcttttgtaccagaatgatctctttcttcttcttctttattttattattattttttttaatgttaaatgtaaaagaaaggaatattaaagggaaaaataatatatataaatataaatttatactcaTTATATATTCcttgatttttatttgtggttaattgaatgggaaaaaaaaatctaattggactcaaaattttttttttttttttttttttgggagagaaattgGACTCAATTAATAATTAGTGTTTCATCCAAAATCTGATGTcttaagagcatctccaacagatGCTGTATTGGGGTTTTTTGGAGAATCTATGCTACTGTTCACACTCCAACGGGTTCGCTAAACACAaacttttctaaattttttttgaagttgctacagtCATTCTCTTAATTTAaagaacactgtagcaactcTAAATGAATTTTTCTGCTTAAACAAATCAtacaactcaataaaaaaacaattctttCTCTCTGCTCTCACCAATGCTACAAACATTCACAACAGCTACAATCACAATAATCCTTTTTCTCAAACTTCTCTAAACTCAAGCATAagcaaaatacaaactcaaaaaaataatcttaaaattaatcaaaccataaaaataaaagcaaaaaaaaaaaaaggaaaaagaaaaaaagacacaaGACATAGACCATATGGGCTGCGTTGGGGAGGAAGACGAGTGGCGGCGGCGGAGTGGAAGGCGCGGCGGCACAGAGAGCGAAACGGAAGGTGTGGCGGAGCGGAGCCATCTAACCCAtctgttctctctctctacctcttTCTCCATTTCTTATTACAGAGACAGCTGGATAATGTGTTGgaatcaagtagaaaaagaaaaaaaagttgagaaagagagctggagaaagaaagagagagggaggcTCTAGAATCAAGTGGAAAGtagagaaaaataaagggaGAGGATGGAGATATATGGGTATACGTGTGTGGTGgagaaaaatcaagagaaaaaaaaaagaaaaaaaaaaaaagaaacgtatggatgatagaaagaaagaaaagaagagaaaaaatgacAATTTAGAAAttctaccacaatattttcacaataaatcttaagtaacatattgttattagctaatattggtaagtaaaaatataatttcagcgacgggtttaaattagaactgtaacaactttccacataagattttgatgtgatttttgtgaaagtattgcgaaaaatgttgtgaatataacatttttcattgaaaaatataattgttaggAATGAatatagaaagaataaatgatgacaaaaaaaaaaaaaaagaatgaatgaagaaataatat
Coding sequences within:
- the LOC126715883 gene encoding uncharacterized protein LOC126715883 is translated as MGKERSGRVRGVGFGPTPSGRSGSNLPCVPGPSSTETVQRMIALENSMRDQLADSEQRHQQQLAEALAEAKRESDARHEQQLAEAMRESETRHQQQLDETKREMADTKRRMDEIVAFFQKNMPPTSLTDYSGYSATS